In Rickettsiella endosymbiont of Aleochara curtula, one genomic interval encodes:
- a CDS encoding phosphotransferase, whose translation MLKKVVTNSVQEKDQPLVDMLIHLQNEKEDVPEKITVLYNKKLLIKLLKLKITQDANFLEITGGYSNETYHYSPDKLVLRFSKLNNPYHCNQAAEVRNILQASLFDLTPLIVAANYAKHHILVTHFILNYQVYPLDAFQCPPQLIALANLVKRLHYSQSYFEENSGSAISLVDKLSPNFQHVKAALSKEDYAILERLEVLRKVLDKFKIFKRASHGDLHHYNLIKVAGVMQLIDWELSSIADPAYDIARLFSVDNFNAEQKSFFINTYQNAFDIFLSKQKIEHLKQRIQLFEPLNHFSIVVWCKYNSQFCNSEERKILNETITHYTKKTLTALHDINLPLIEARQDIVKPLEGQHEFTYPSGYFSFFRLTHENDPHITSVYKPAKKP comes from the coding sequence ATGTTAAAAAAAGTAGTAACAAACTCTGTTCAAGAAAAAGATCAGCCTCTAGTTGACATGTTAATTCACTTGCAAAATGAAAAAGAAGATGTACCAGAAAAAATCACCGTGCTATATAATAAAAAGCTATTAATAAAGTTATTAAAACTGAAAATAACTCAAGACGCCAATTTTTTAGAGATAACCGGTGGGTATTCTAATGAAACTTATCATTATTCACCTGATAAACTGGTTTTACGTTTTTCAAAACTGAATAATCCCTACCATTGCAATCAAGCTGCTGAAGTTAGAAATATACTCCAAGCTAGTTTATTTGATCTCACCCCCTTAATTGTAGCTGCGAATTATGCTAAACATCATATCTTAGTGACACATTTTATTTTAAATTATCAAGTTTATCCCTTAGATGCTTTTCAGTGTCCACCACAGTTAATTGCTTTAGCTAATTTAGTTAAACGCCTCCATTACTCTCAATCTTATTTTGAAGAAAATTCAGGATCTGCAATCTCTCTTGTAGATAAATTATCTCCAAATTTTCAACACGTAAAAGCTGCGTTAAGCAAAGAGGATTACGCTATATTGGAAAGATTAGAGGTGCTTAGAAAGGTGCTTGATAAATTTAAGATTTTCAAACGTGCTTCGCACGGTGATTTACATCATTATAATCTCATTAAAGTAGCGGGTGTTATGCAATTAATAGATTGGGAGCTTTCTAGTATTGCTGATCCGGCCTATGATATAGCCAGACTTTTCAGTGTTGATAATTTTAATGCAGAGCAAAAAAGTTTTTTTATTAACACTTATCAGAATGCTTTTGACATTTTTTTATCTAAACAAAAAATTGAACACCTTAAGCAACGTATTCAGCTATTTGAGCCATTAAATCATTTTTCTATAGTCGTTTGGTGCAAGTATAATAGCCAGTTTTGTAATAGTGAGGAAAGAAAAATTCTTAACGAGACCATCACGCATTATACTAAAAAAACTTTAACTGCATTACATGACATTAATCTACCGCTTATTGAAGCCCGGCAAGATATTGTAAAACCGTTGGAGGGACAGCATGAGTTTACGTATCCTAGCGGTTATTTCTCATTTTTTAGACTGACGCATGAAAATGACCCTCACATTACATCGGTATACAAACCAGCGAAAAAACCATAA
- the wrbA gene encoding NAD(P)H:quinone oxidoreductase, whose protein sequence is MPYLLVLYYSRYGAVAKMAQQVARGAEFIEGIEVRIRTVPNISTVCEAVEEKIPATGPPYATLEDVRGAIGIALGSPTRFGNMAAPLKHFIDSLSGLWFSGELVNKPVGFFSSTSSLHGGQETTLLSMMLPMIHLGMIVVGIPYTESDLSTTQTGGTPYGPTHMAGKDSKNPLSDEEKRLCLALGKRLAHIALKLAI, encoded by the coding sequence ATGCCCTATCTACTGGTACTTTACTACAGCCGCTATGGTGCCGTGGCAAAAATGGCCCAACAAGTCGCGAGAGGCGCAGAGTTTATAGAAGGTATAGAAGTAAGAATTCGCACCGTCCCTAATATTTCGACGGTGTGTGAAGCCGTGGAAGAGAAAATTCCAGCCACCGGCCCTCCCTATGCCACACTCGAAGATGTTCGAGGCGCGATCGGCATCGCCTTAGGCAGTCCGACGCGTTTTGGTAATATGGCCGCTCCTTTAAAGCATTTTATCGATAGCTTAAGTGGTTTGTGGTTTTCAGGTGAACTAGTCAATAAACCCGTTGGCTTTTTTTCTTCGACGTCTAGTCTACACGGCGGACAAGAAACCACACTGCTGAGCATGATGCTGCCAATGATCCATCTCGGCATGATCGTGGTAGGCATTCCGTATACGGAATCCGATTTAAGCACCACACAAACCGGAGGCACACCTTACGGACCAACGCATATGGCTGGTAAAGATAGTAAAAATCCGCTGAGTGACGAAGAAAAACGACTCTGTCTAGCCTTGGGTAAACGTTTAGCGCACATTGCCTTGAAATTAGCCATTTGA
- the rpsB gene encoding 30S ribosomal protein S2, with amino-acid sequence MSATATLRQLFEAGVHFGHRTCFREPKMAPYIYGVRNGISIIDLEKTREYITEALTYIAKIAARPGSKILFVGTKRAAQDLVKEQALRCGMPYVNHRWLGGLLTNYRTIRQSIKRLKELEAQSQDGSFEKLTKKEALNLQRQMDKLERGLGGIKDMSGLPDALFVIDRGYEHIAICEAQKLKIPVISIVDTNHSPEGIDYIIPGNDDAARAITLYTQMVADTVLDARAAAKKPTDLTLTEVEKAEVQESVVEPAKSTEGKEG; translated from the coding sequence GTGTCAGCAACAGCAACATTAAGACAGTTATTTGAAGCCGGTGTCCATTTTGGTCACCGTACTTGTTTTCGTGAGCCAAAAATGGCTCCGTATATCTACGGTGTGCGCAATGGTATTAGCATCATCGATCTAGAAAAAACCCGAGAATATATTACTGAAGCCCTTACCTATATCGCGAAAATAGCGGCTAGACCGGGTAGTAAAATCTTGTTTGTCGGAACTAAACGTGCCGCGCAGGATTTAGTGAAAGAACAAGCATTACGCTGCGGTATGCCTTATGTTAACCACCGCTGGTTAGGCGGCTTGTTAACTAATTATCGGACCATCCGTCAGTCCATTAAGCGACTGAAAGAATTAGAAGCACAAAGCCAAGATGGTAGTTTTGAGAAATTGACTAAAAAAGAAGCGCTGAATTTGCAGCGGCAAATGGATAAATTGGAACGCGGTTTAGGCGGCATTAAAGATATGAGTGGCTTGCCGGATGCCTTATTTGTGATTGATAGAGGTTATGAGCATATTGCCATCTGTGAAGCACAAAAGCTAAAAATACCCGTGATTAGTATTGTCGATACGAATCATTCACCTGAAGGTATTGATTATATTATTCCCGGTAATGATGATGCAGCCCGTGCGATTACACTGTATACACAAATGGTAGCGGACACTGTTTTAGACGCGCGCGCTGCTGCAAAAAAACCGACTGACTTAACACTGACTGAAGTAGAAAAAGCTGAGGTCCAAGAGTCTGTAGTGGAACCGGCTAAATCTACCGAAGGAAAAGAGGGATAA
- the tsf gene encoding translation elongation factor Ts, with amino-acid sequence MTPTIITAAMVSALRARTGAGMMDCKKALESVGGDLDAAAEAMRKSGQIQAEKKSGRIAAEGLIVIKSKSAQGPAVILEVNCETDFVARDENFKQFVEKVAQCALDLQITNIAALLDTTCADSGESVEKTREALVAKLGENIQLRRLQLVAAQTDIILGSYVHMGRIGVIVQLKGGDEQLAKDLALHIIANNPMVISADDIAEQILAKEREIIMAQSQGSGKPQAVIDKMVEGRLNKFRDEMSLLGQAFVKDPNIRVGQLLETAGARIVSFVRFAVGEGIEKPTEDFAEAVMAQVKSSS; translated from the coding sequence ATGACGCCAACAATAATAACGGCCGCCATGGTTTCGGCTTTACGTGCTCGAACTGGGGCAGGCATGATGGATTGCAAAAAGGCTTTAGAATCTGTAGGCGGTGATCTGGATGCAGCCGCTGAGGCGATGCGTAAATCCGGTCAAATTCAAGCGGAGAAAAAATCAGGGCGTATCGCCGCTGAAGGTTTAATTGTGATTAAATCAAAATCAGCGCAGGGTCCTGCAGTCATTTTAGAAGTCAATTGCGAGACGGATTTTGTCGCACGTGATGAAAATTTTAAACAATTTGTAGAGAAAGTTGCACAATGTGCATTGGATCTTCAGATCACTAACATAGCAGCATTGTTAGACACTACGTGTGCTGATAGCGGCGAGAGTGTAGAAAAAACTCGCGAAGCCTTAGTTGCGAAATTGGGCGAAAATATTCAGTTAAGACGTCTACAGCTTGTTGCAGCGCAGACTGATATTATTCTGGGATCCTATGTGCATATGGGGCGTATCGGCGTTATTGTGCAATTAAAAGGCGGTGATGAACAGCTGGCTAAAGATTTAGCCTTACATATTATTGCTAATAATCCTATGGTTATTTCCGCGGATGATATTGCTGAACAAATTTTGGCGAAAGAACGCGAAATTATTATGGCGCAATCTCAGGGCAGCGGTAAGCCGCAAGCGGTAATCGATAAAATGGTAGAAGGTCGACTGAATAAATTCCGTGATGAAATGAGTTTATTAGGCCAAGCTTTTGTAAAGGATCCGAATATTCGTGTCGGACAACTTTTAGAAACTGCCGGAGCGAGAATAGTCAGCTTTGTACGATTTGCCGTTGGCGAAGGCATAGAAAAACCCACCGAAGATTTCGCTGAAGCGGTGATGGCGCAAGTTAAGAGTTCTTCTTAA
- a CDS encoding ankyrin repeat domain-containing protein, whose amino-acid sequence MPNNNVISQEQRRKCICFLVAAAQGKLEEVKKNCDAYTLNAMDAKRNTALHLASENAHDDILEFLFNQPHIDCHQVNSAGKKAVDIITHLSTAELWQELLSMQKNALQASVLLQKNQLKKTILLS is encoded by the coding sequence ATGCCTAACAATAATGTCATTTCCCAAGAACAAAGAAGAAAATGCATCTGTTTCCTGGTGGCTGCGGCACAAGGAAAATTAGAGGAAGTTAAAAAGAATTGTGATGCCTATACGTTGAACGCTATGGATGCAAAACGTAATACTGCTTTACATTTAGCATCAGAAAATGCTCATGATGACATCCTAGAATTTCTTTTTAATCAACCACACATCGATTGTCATCAAGTCAATAGCGCAGGCAAAAAAGCGGTTGATATTATTACACATTTATCGACGGCAGAACTATGGCAAGAATTATTAAGTATGCAGAAAAATGCATTGCAAGCATCAGTATTGCTTCAAAAAAACCAACTTAAAAAAACTATTCTTTTGAGCTGA